A window of the Aspergillus flavus chromosome 6, complete sequence genome harbors these coding sequences:
- a CDS encoding multidrug resistance-associated protein, protein MTPECHGPIWAIDDVSRCFQRNYLQVILPLTACGLSLLFIVLRVSYCYFVSRKGVSYKILVDDAAETGAQVAEGHGEETDRMLSKAAEEELLQFEVDRPRGEVALITLEVVALLGEVAVFIAVLWTNTWGNSGKLSAVAKLVSWSYILFLALIRLLLSTLDLHLLPRIWNHTACLYGLQWLFNILVFRSAVIHPVSRRATIFSAVEFSLSTLLLLIAVTTRRGNKAVLVPHEDGIQPARHPTASLFSLATFSWLDPLILKGYRQALELDDVWNLTSSQKAATVLEDFRRRQYKGALVWRLGRYFWPTLLWQGSWTIFSCLFTYLPTILLKAILEYVEDPRSTTANAAWLFAILLFCSGAIQGVADGQALWIGRKLGVKLRAIIIGEIYAKALRRKAGASGDAGKKKPEETTPISKKKRVFTFGRKKKKATTTDPEADGQNAKESGEDDDAHSANTGNIINLMAIDSFKVSEVGAYLHFLWASVPVQITIAVTLLYRLLGFSSFAGIVIMVFMLPVNLFIAKQFTKVQNQILTSTDARIHATNEILQNIRIIKYFAWEQRFEDTVNEKRKAELKALRYRYIIWSTAATVWYGTPLIITFASFFLYTVVEEKKLTPSVAFPALSMFSLLRIPLDQLADMVAHVQESKVSLDRVDKFLNEEETQKYNQLEDSNSAGQPPKIALENATLTWGSSKGQYKDDPQSDTTDAFRLINIDVSFRTGKLNIITGATGSGKTSLLMALLGEMKLLEGSVHLPGGTSSRTELPVDPQTGLMESVAYCAQEAWLVNDTVKGNIVFASPWDQRRYNAVVKACALERDFSILDAGDQTIVGEKGISLSGGQKQRISLARAIYSKARHLLLDDCLSAVDSHTAKHIFREALLGPLMFDRTCVLVTHNIALTVPQAEHVIVLDNGKVVAQGRPDKVAASGVLGDELLKSRPTSRSSSQRPSRMPTDLGDRHEDESHATNGGITNGSAGKGQKQEEARPKLVEGKATGSIKWSTIKMYLLSMGSWYYWTGALCVFCLQQLGSVSTNVWIRQWANSYQTEHVGTDDVGDYAAITSFKIPSFNAGGVPRTSTQSAPHFGTRVATGTYGDVNVAYYLGVYAILGLLYIMISLVREGVLFWGSLHASNKIHKRLLNAVMHAKFKFFDSTPLGQLMNRFSKDVEAVDQEVAPVAIGMLHCLATVVMIVALISVIMPGFLIAAVFITLVYFALGAVYLNASRDLKRLESVQRSPLYQQFGETLNGIVTIRAYGDGPRFIVDNHRRINDYNRPHIYLWASNRWLALRVDWCGALVSFFTAVFVLLSIGKIDAGAAGLALTYAVTFTENVLWLVRLYSEVQQNMNSVERVKEYLEVEQEAAAVISESRPPAHWPSGGAVEFTNYTTRYRPDLDPVLRNVSFTVQPGEKVGIVGRTGAGKSSLALALFRGLEAEKGRIVIDDVDIGSIGLRDLRESITIVPQDPTLFTGTIRSNLDPFNLFTDEQIFTALRRVHLIGSGTSGTATPVVNSAEPVATANGTVVLDNKNIFLNLETPISESGSNLSQGQRQLMCLARALLKDPKVLMMDEATASIDYNTDARIQETLRELRDSTIITIAHRLQTIIDYDKVLVLDHGRVVEYDHPWTLINREDGVFRGMCDNSGNMEVLLDGAKKAWEHKRLVDDS, encoded by the exons ATGACGCCGGAATGCCATGGCCCCATTTGGGCCATCGATGACGTTTCCCGTTGCTTTCAACGCAA TTATCTACAAGTCATTTTACCACTGACCGCATGTGGGCTCTCGCTTTTATTTATCGTACTTCGCGTCTCTTATTGCTACTTCGTCTCTCGAAAAGGTGTCTCGTACAAGATCCTCGTGGATGATGCTGCGGAAACTGGTGCCCAAGTGGCTGAGGGgcatggagaagaaacgGATCGGATGTTGTCCAAGGCCGCGGAAGAGGAATTGTTACAATTTGAAGTCGATCGCCCTCGAGGCGAAGTCGCTCTGATAACGCTCGAAGTAGTGGCGCTTCTGGGAGAAGTGGCCGTCTTCATCGCGGTTCTGTGGACAAATACCTGGGGCAACAGCGGTAAACTCTCTGCGGTGGCGAAGCTAGTTTCGTGGAGTTATATCCTGTTTTTGGCATTGATTCGCTTGCTTCTCTCTACTCTGGACTTGCATCTGCTTCCTAGGATTTGGAATCACACCGCTTGCCTGTACGGGCTCCAGTGGTTGTTCAATATTCTTGTGTTCCGGTCTGCCGTCATTCATCCCGTCTCAAGGCGTGCTACAATCTTCAGCGCGGTGGAGTTTTCTCTATCtactcttctccttctcattgCAGTGACTACGCGCAGAGGAAATAAGGCCGTATTAGTTCCACACGAGGATGGTATCCAGCCAGCGAGACATCCAACTGCCAGCTTGTTCTCCTTAGCAACCTTTTCCTGGCTAGATCCCCTTATCCTAAAGGGCTATAGACAAGCTCTGGAACTCGACGACGTTTGGAATTTGACCTCATCCCAAAAAGCAGCAACCGTGCTGGAAGACTTTCGCCGGAGGCAGTATAAGGGCGCATTAGTTTGGAGACTTGGTCGCTATTTTTGGCCTACGCTCTTGTGGCAAGGTTCATGGACGATCTTCTCATGCCTTTTTACGTACTTACCTACCATTCTGCTCAAGGCAATCTTGGAATATGTGGAAGATCCGAGGTCAACCACTGCGAATGCCGCTTGGCTGTTTGCCATTCTGTTGTTCTGCTCGGGAGCTATTCAGGGTGTTGCGGATGGACAAGCTCTCTGGATAGGGCGCAAGCTGGGCGTGAAACTTCGCGCCATTATCATCGGCGAGATTTACGCCAAAGCTCTGAGGCGCAAAGCGGGAGCCTCTGGCGATGCGGGCAAGAAAAAGCCCGAAGAAACTACCCCTATCAgtaagaagaagagagtCTTCACCTTCGGtcgaaagaaaaagaaggccaCAACGACAGATCCCGAGGCAGATGGCCAGAATGCAAAGGAATctggagaagatgacgatgctCACTCGGCCAATACAGGTAACATCATCAACTTGATGGCGATTGACTCCTTCAAGGTCAGCGAGGTGGGTGCCTACCTTCATTTTCTGTGGGCTAGTGTGCCGGTGCAGATCACTATCGCCGTCACGCTTCTGTACCGGCTTCTTGGGTTCAGCTCATTCGCTGGCATTGTCATAATGGTTTTCATGTTGCCGGTGAACCTGTTCATCGCAAAGCAATTTACAAAGGTCCAAAACCAGATCTTGACTTCAACCGACGCTCGCATACACGCCACCAATGAGATACTGCAGAACATCAGGATCATCAAGTATTTCGCATGGGAGCAGCGCTTTGAAGATACCGTCAACGAGAAACGCAAGGCGGAACTCAAAGCATTACGCTACCGCTACATTATCTGGTCCACGGCAGCAACCGTCTGGTACGGAACACCACTTATTATCACTTTCGCTTCGTTTTTCCTGTACACCgttgtggaggagaagaagctgacaCCGTCGGTTGCCTTCCCGGCCCTGTCGATGTTTTCGTTGCTTCGTATTCCGTTGGATCAGCTGGCCGATATGGTGGCTCACGTACAAGAATCAAAAGTCTCTCTGGACCGTGTGGATAAATTCCTCAACGAGGAGGAAACCCAGAAATACAATCAGTTGGAAGATAGCAACTCTGCTGGACAGCCACCTAAGATTGCGCTGGAGAATGCCACGCTTACCTGGGGAAGCTCCAAGGGCCAATATAAAGATGACCCGCAGAGTGATACTACGGACGCATTTCGCTTGATTAATATCGATGTATCATTCCGGACTGGCAAATTAAATATCATTACTGGAGCCACAGGCTCTGGCAAGACATCTCTCCTGATGGCACTCCTGGGAGAAATGAAACTCCTGGAAGGTAGCGTTCATTTACCCGGTGGAACCTCTAGCCGGACAGAACTTCCGGTCGACCCACAGACGGGTCTTATGGAGAGCGTGGCGTACTGTGCGCAGGAAGCGTGGCTAGTCAATGATACCGTCAAGGGAAATATTGTTTTTGCCTCACCTTGGGATCAACGTCGCTACAATGCTGTGGTAAAGGCCTGCGCTCTGGAACGAGACTTCAGTATCCTCGATGCCGGTGATCAGACTATCGTAGGTGAGAAGGGTATCAGTCTTTCAGGAGGACAAAAGCAGAGGATATCCCTCGCCCGTGCCATCTACAGCAAGGCGCGCCACCTCCTGTTGGACGACTGTCTGAGTGCCGTAGACTCCCACACTGCCAAGCACATTTTCCGAGAGGCTCTTCTAGGACCGTTGATGTTTGACCGAACCTGCGTGCTTGTTACCCACAACATTGCTCTTACTGTCCCGCAAGCGGAGCATGTCATCGTCCTGGACAACGGTAAGGTGGTCGCCCAGGGACGTCCGGACAAGGTGGCAGCGTCCGGAGTGCTGGGCGACGAACTTCTCAAGTCGCGACCCACATCTAGGTCTAGCTCTCAACGTCCCTCTCGAATGCCGACCGATCTCGGAGACCGTCATGAGGACGAGTCGCATGCCACCAACGGTGGAATTACCAATGGCTCAGCCGGAAAAGGTCAAAAACAAGAGGAGGCACGACCTAAGTTGGTGGAAGGAAAGGCTACTGGTAGTATCAAGTGGTCAACCATCAAAATGTACCTTCTCTCTATGGGCTCATGGTACTACTGGACGGGCGCTTTGTGCGTTTTCTGCTTACAGCAACTGGGATCTGTATCTACGAATGTTTGGATCAGACAGTGGGCCAACTCCTATCAGACTGAGCATGTCGGAACAGATGATGTTGGAGACTACGCTGCCATAACGAGTTTCAAGATCCCGTCATTCAATGCTGGGGGTGTCCCACGAACCTCCACACAGAGTGCCCCCCACTTTGGTACACGGGTAGCCACGGGGACCTACGGCGATGTTAATGTTGCCTACTATCTCGGTGTATATGCGATTCTTGGATTGCTTTACATCATGATTTCCTTGGTCAGAGAGGGTGTTCTGTTCTGGGGCTCGCTGCATGCATCCAATAAGATCCACAAGCGTCTTTTGAATGCCGTGATGCATGCTAAGTTCAAGTTTTTCGACTCAACACCTCTCGGTCAATTGATGAACAGGTTTTCCAAGGATGTTGAAGCTGTCGACCAAGAAGTTGCTCCGGTGGCAATTGGTATGCTTCACTGCCTTGCCACTGTGGTAATGATTGTGGCTCTGATTTCCGTGATTATGCCCGGTTTCTTGATTGCGGCTGTCTTCATTACGTTGGTCTACTTTGCATTGGGAGCTGTGTACTTGAATGCCTCTCGTGATCTCAAGCGACTAGAGTCTGTGCAGAGGAGTCCTTTGTATCAACAGTTCGGCGAGACCCTTAATGGAATTGTTACCATTCGTGCCTACGGCGACGGGCCTAGGTTCATTGTGGACAATCATCGGCGCATCAACGACTACAACCGGCCGCACATTTATCTTTGGGCCAGTAATCGTTGGCTTGCCCTTCGCGTTGACTGGTGTGGTGCCTTGGTCTCCTTCTTTACTGCTGTCTTCGTCCTGCTCAGTATCGGAAAGATTGACGCCGGCGCTGCTGGTCTTGCGCTGACATACGCAGTTACATTCACGGAGAATGTTCTCTGGTTGGTCCGTCTCTATTCCGAAGTTCAACAGAACATGAACTCTGTTGAACGAGTGAAAGAGTATCTTGAGGTAGAGCAAGAGGCGGCGGCGGTTATTTCCGAGTCAAGGCCGCCAGCCCACTGGCCTAGTGGCGGAGCTGTTGAATTTACCAACTACACTACACGTTACCGGCCGGACCTTGATCCTGTTCTTCGCAACGTTTCCTTCACTGTGCAGCCGGGTGAAAAGGTCGGCATCGTGGGCCGCACTGGCGCGGGCAAAAGCTCACTGGCCCTTGCTCTCTTCCGTGGCCTTGAAGCTGAGAAGGGACGTATAGTCATTGATGATGTAGATATCGGCTCTATTGGGCTCCGCGACCTGCGAGAGTCTATCACGATTGTGCCTCAAGACCCGACTCTTTTCACAGGCACCATCCGGAGCAACCTCGACCCATTCAATCTCTTCACGGATGAGCAAATATTCACCGCGCTCCGTCGGGTTCACTTGATCGGCTCTGGAACATCAGGAACTGCAACTCCTGTGGTAAACAGCGCGGAACCCGTCGCGACAGCGAATGGCACTGTCGTTCTTGACAATAAGaacatcttcctcaaccttGAGACACCGATTTCGGAGTCTGGATCTAATTTGTCCCAAGGACAGAGGCAGCTTATGTGTCTCGCCCGTGCGCTTCTTAAGGACCCCAAAGTACTGATGATGGATGAAGCGACGGCTTCCATTGACTATAACACCGATGCCAGAATCCAGGAGACGCTACGTGAACTCCGGGACAGC
- a CDS encoding ubiquitin-protein ligase (ubiquitin conjugating enzyme, putative): MAERILMNEYKTLAKEPWVNIELDNEDIFRWTIGLIVLNPDSLYYGGYFKASMKFPKNYPFSPPEFAFRRPLYHPNIYPDGKLCISILHAPGEDEMSGELASERWSPAQRVESVLISILSLLDDAEVSSPANVDAGVTLRKEPEEYKSRVRKDVEISKQDIPEGFVMPTHQPATVKPVEKDDSDFWAESDADDDVFGGSDSDEDMDFDDQDTGSDEEEEEEEKERS; encoded by the exons ATGGCCGAACGTATCTTGATGAACGAATACAAGACCCTCGCCAAGGAGCCTTGGGTCAATATCGAA CTCGATAACGAGGACATTTTCAGGTGGACTATCGGATTAATCGTCCTCAACCCCGACTCCTTGTACTACGGCGGTTATTTCAAGGCGTCCATGAAATTTCCCAAAAACTACCCTTTTTCCCCCCCAG AGTTCGCTTTTCGACGCCCGCTGTACCACCCCAATATCTATCCCGACGGGAAACTCTGCATCTCGATTCTCCACGCACCAGGCGAAGATGAAATGTCGGGCGAGCTGGCCTCGGAACGATGGTCGCCTGCTCAACGCGTCGAATCTGTCTTGATCTCCATCCTCTCGTTACTAGACGACGCGGAAGTGTCGTCCCCCGCCAACGTCGACGCTGGCGTGACGCTGCGGAAGGAACCCGAGGAATACAAGTCGCGCGTCCGGAAGGACGTTGAGATTTCGAAGCAAGATATCCCCGAAGGCTTCGTCATGCCGACCCACCAACCAGCAACAGTGAAGCCCGTGGAGAAGGACGATTCGGATTTCTGGGCGGAAAGCGATGCAGACGATGACGTGTTCGGAGGAAGCGACTCGGACGAAGACATGGACTTTGACGACCAAGATACTGGCagtgatgaagaagaggaggaggaggagaaggagcgGTCGTGA
- a CDS encoding cellular serine proteinase (Alkaline protease 2): MRGILGLSLLPLLAAASPVAVDSIHNGAAPILSASNAKEVPDSYIVVFKKHVSAETAAAHHTWVQDIHDSMTGRIDLKKRSLFGFSDDLYLGLKNTFDIAGSLAGYSGHFHEDVIEQVRRHPDVEYIEKDTEVHTMEETTEKNAPWGLARISHRDSLSFGTFNKYLYASEGGEGVDAYTIDTGINIEHVDFEDRAHWGKTIPSNDEDADGNGHGTHCSGTIAGKKYGVAKKANIYAVKVLRSSGSGTMSDVVLGVEWAVQSHLKKAKDAKDGKVKGFKGSVANMSLGGGKSRTLEAAVNAGVEAGLHFAVAAGNDNADACNYSPAAAENAITVGASTLQDERAYFSNYGKCTDIFAPGLNILSTWTGSKHAVNTISGTSMASPHIAGLLAYFVSLQPAQDSAFAVDELTPAKLKKDIISIATQGALTDIPSDTPNLLAWNGGGADNYTQIVAKGGYKAGSDNLKDRFDGLVNKAEKLLAEELGAIYSEIQGAVVA, encoded by the exons ATGAGAGGCATCCTCGGCCTTTCCCTGCTGCCACTACTAGCAGCGGCCTCCCCCGTTGCTGTTGACTCCATCCACAACGGAGCGGCTCCCATTCTTTCGGCCTCAAATGCCAAAGAGGTTCCAGACTCTTACATTGTCGTCTTCAAGAAGCATGTTTCCGCTGAAACGGCTGCTGCTCATCACACCTGGGTGCAGGACATCCACGATTCGATGACTGGACGCATCGACCTGAAGAAGCGCTCTCTTTTTGGTTTCAGTGATGACCTTTACCTCGGTCTCAAGAACACCTTCGATATCGCCGGGTCCCTAGCGGGCTACTCCGGACATTTCCATGAGGATGTGATCGAGCAGGTCCGGAGACATCCTGAT GTTGAATACATCGAGAAAGACACCGAAGTCCACACCATGGAGGAGACAACCGAGAAGAATGCTCCCTGGGGCTTGGCTCGTATCTCTCACCGTGACAGCCTCTCGTTCGGTACCTTTAACAAGTACCTGTATGCTTCGGAAGGCGGTGAGGGTGTCGATGCTTATACTATTGACACTGGTATCAACATTGAGCATGTCGATTTCGAGGATCGAGCACACTGGGGAAAGACCATCCCTAGCAATGATGAGGATGCGGATGGCAACGGACACGGAACTCACTGCTCCGGAACCATTGCTGGTAAGAAGTACGGTGTTGCCAAGAAGGCCAACATCTATGCCGTCAAGGTCTTGAGGTCCAGCGGTTCTGGCACTATGTCCGATGTCGTTCTGGGTGTCGAGTGGGCCGTCCAGTCCCACCTCAAGAAGGCTAAGGACGCCAAAGATGGCAAGGTCAAGGGTTTCAAGGGCAGCGTTGCCAACATGAGTCTTGGTGGTGGCAAGTCCAGGACCCTTGAGGCTGCTGTCAatgctggtgttgaggctGGTCTTCACTTCGCCGTTGCTGCTGGTAACGACAATGCCGATGCCTGCAACTACTCCCCTGCTGCCGCTGAGAATGCCATCACTGTCGGTGCCTCGACCCTTCAGGATGAGCGTGCTTACTTCTCCAACTACGGAAAGTGCACTGACATCTTTGCCCCGGGTCTCAACATTCTTTCCACCTGGACTGGCAGCAAGCACGCTGTCAACACCATCTCTGGAACCTCTATGGCTTCTCCTCACATTGCTGGTCTGCTGGCCTACTTCGTTTCTCTGCAGCCTGCTCAGGACTCTGCTTTCGCTGTCGATGAGCTTACTCCTGCCAAGCTCaagaaggatatcatctccatcgccaCCCAGGGTGCCCTTACTGATATCCCATCTGACACCCCCAAC CTTCTCGCCTGGAACGGCGGTGGTGCCGACAACTACACCCAGATTGTCGCCAAGGGTGGATACAAGGCCGGCAGTGACAACCTTAAGGACCGCTTTGACGGACTAGTCAACAAGGCCGAGAAGTTGCTCGCTGAGGAGCTTGGAGCTATTTACAGTGAGATCCAGggtgctgttgttgcatAG